From Pseudomonas vanderleydeniana, the proteins below share one genomic window:
- a CDS encoding benzoate/H(+) symporter BenE family transporter encodes MTDLTQARLRPLADTSPSAVVAGFIAMMTGYTSSLVLMFQAGQAAGLSAGQISSWIWALSIGMAICSIGLSLRYRTPITVAWSTPGAALLITSLAGVSYGEAIGAYITCAVLVTICGLTGSFERLVKRLPSSLAAALLAGILFKIGSEIFVAAQHRTGLVLGMFFTYLLAKRLSPRYAVLAALLVGTALSGLQGLLDFSGFQLEVATPVWTTPSFSLAATISIGIPLFVVAMTSQNMPGVAVLRADGYDVPASPLISVTGIASLLLAPFGSHGINLAAISAAICTGPHAHEDKSKRYTAAVWCGIFYGIAGIFGATLAALFAALPKELVLSIAALALFGSIINGLSIAMNEPKEREAALITFMVTASGFTLFSVGSAFWGIVAGVLTLLILNWRKA; translated from the coding sequence ATGACCGACCTCACTCAAGCGCGATTGCGCCCGCTGGCCGACACTTCGCCTTCCGCGGTGGTCGCCGGTTTCATCGCGATGATGACCGGCTACACCAGTTCGCTGGTGCTGATGTTCCAGGCCGGCCAAGCCGCCGGCCTGAGCGCCGGACAGATCTCCTCGTGGATCTGGGCCCTGTCGATCGGCATGGCGATCTGCAGCATCGGCCTGTCGCTGCGCTACCGCACACCGATCACCGTCGCCTGGTCGACGCCCGGTGCCGCCCTGCTGATCACCAGCCTGGCCGGCGTCAGCTATGGCGAAGCGATCGGCGCCTACATCACCTGCGCCGTGCTGGTGACCATCTGCGGGCTGACCGGCAGTTTCGAGCGCCTGGTCAAGCGCTTGCCGTCCTCGCTCGCGGCGGCACTGCTGGCCGGCATCCTGTTCAAGATCGGCAGCGAAATCTTCGTTGCTGCCCAACACCGCACCGGGCTGGTCCTGGGCATGTTCTTCACCTACCTGCTGGCCAAGCGCCTGTCGCCACGCTACGCAGTGCTCGCCGCCCTGCTGGTCGGTACCGCCCTGTCCGGGCTGCAGGGCCTGCTCGACTTCAGCGGTTTCCAGCTGGAAGTGGCAACGCCGGTATGGACCACGCCCTCGTTCTCGCTGGCGGCGACCATCAGCATCGGCATCCCGCTGTTCGTGGTGGCCATGACCTCGCAGAACATGCCCGGCGTCGCCGTGCTGCGTGCCGACGGCTACGACGTGCCCGCCTCGCCGCTGATCAGCGTGACCGGCATCGCCTCGCTGCTGCTGGCGCCGTTCGGCTCCCACGGCATCAACCTGGCCGCCATCAGCGCGGCGATCTGCACCGGCCCACATGCCCATGAGGACAAGAGCAAGCGCTACACCGCGGCGGTCTGGTGCGGCATCTTCTACGGCATCGCCGGCATCTTCGGGGCCACCCTGGCGGCACTGTTCGCCGCGCTGCCCAAGGAACTGGTGCTGTCGATTGCCGCCCTGGCGCTGTTCGGTTCGATCATCAACGGCCTGAGCATTGCCATGAACGAGCCGAAGGAGCGCGAAGCGGCGCTGATCACCTTCATGGTCACCGCCTCGGGCTTCACCCTGTTCTCGGTGGGCTCGGCCTTCTGGGGCATCGTCGCGGGCGTGCTGACGCTGCTGATCCTCAACTGGCGCAAGGCCTGA
- a CDS encoding GntR family transcriptional regulator yields the protein MNEQLQPLKKQPRAGKTGRSVTQDDIVYAHIFEAILEQRLAPGTKLSEEALGEIFGVSRTIIRRALSRLAHEGVVLLRPNRGAVVASPSVEEARQVFFARRMVEKAITELAVQHATAEQLAELRQMVRDERESFSRGDRGAGIRLSGEFHLKLAEAAMNAPLISFQRSLVSQTSLIIAQYESGNRSHCSYDEHSQLIDAIEARDAAQAVELMMHHMDHIDSKLNLDEESASDDLHAVFSHLLQTKRSSARS from the coding sequence ATGAACGAACAGTTGCAGCCCCTCAAGAAACAACCGCGAGCAGGCAAGACCGGCCGCAGCGTGACCCAGGACGATATCGTCTACGCGCACATTTTCGAGGCGATCCTCGAACAGCGCCTGGCGCCCGGTACCAAGCTGAGCGAAGAGGCGCTGGGGGAGATTTTCGGGGTCAGTCGGACCATCATTCGCCGCGCCCTGTCGCGCCTGGCCCATGAAGGCGTGGTGCTGCTGCGGCCCAACCGTGGTGCGGTGGTCGCCAGCCCGAGCGTCGAGGAAGCCCGCCAGGTGTTCTTCGCCCGGCGCATGGTGGAAAAGGCGATCACGGAACTGGCGGTGCAGCATGCGACGGCCGAGCAGTTGGCCGAGCTGCGGCAGATGGTTCGCGACGAGCGCGAGAGCTTCTCCCGTGGCGATCGCGGCGCGGGGATTCGACTGTCTGGCGAGTTCCACCTGAAACTGGCGGAAGCGGCGATGAATGCCCCGCTGATCAGCTTCCAGCGCAGCCTGGTGTCGCAGACCTCGCTGATCATTGCCCAGTATGAAAGCGGCAACCGCTCGCATTGCTCCTATGACGAGCACAGCCAACTGATCGATGCCATCGAGGCACGGGATGCGGCGCAGGCGGTGGAGCTGATGATGCACCACATGGATCACATCGACAGCAAGCTCAACCTCGACGAGGAGAGTGCGTCGGATGACCTGCATGCGGTGTTCTCGCACCTGCTGCAGACCAAGCGGTCGTCGGCAAGGTCCTAG
- the xdhB gene encoding xanthine dehydrogenase molybdopterin binding subunit, whose protein sequence is MSNHCAVEKTQAELAELFARDLNSGVGRSVKHESADKHVAGEAVYIDDRLEFPNQLHVYARLSDRAHARILRIDTTPCHAFDGVRIVITHEDIPGLKDIGPLLPGDPLLAIDKVEFVGQPVLAVAARDMETARQAAMAAIIEYEDLEPVLDVVEALRKRHFVLESHTHRRGDSAAALASAEHRIQGSLHIGGQEHFYLETQISSVMPTEDGGMIVYCSTQNPTEVQKLVAEVLAVPMNKVVVDMRRMGGGFGGKETQAASPACLCAVVARLTGQPTKMRLPRVEDMLMTGKRHPFYIEYDVGFDSRGRLHGINLELSGNCGCSPDLSASIVDRAMFHADNAYYLGDATVNGHRCKTHTASNTAYRGFGGPQGMVAIEEVMDHIARHLGLDPLAVRKVNYYGKTERNITHYYQTVEHNLLEEMTAELEASSQYAERRETIRRYNAHSPILKKGLALTPVKFGISFTASFLNQAGALVHVYTDGSIHLNHGGTEMGQGLNTKVAQVVAEVFQVEIDRVQITATNTDKVPNTSPTAASSGADLNGKAAQNAAETIKQRLVEFAARQYKVSAEDVEFHNGHVRVRDQILTFEALIQQAYFAQVSLSSTGFYKTPKIYYDRSQARGRPFYYYAYGAACAEVIVDTLTGEYKMLRTDILHDVGASLNPAIDIGQVEGGFVQGMGWLTMEELVWNAKGKLMTNGPASYKIPAVADMPIDLRVRLVENRKNPEDTVFHSKAVGEPPFMLGIAVWCALKDAVASLADYRLQPKIDAPATPERVLWGCEQMRKARDE, encoded by the coding sequence ATGTCTAACCATTGCGCCGTGGAAAAAACCCAGGCCGAGCTCGCCGAACTGTTCGCCCGCGACCTGAACAGTGGCGTCGGTCGCAGCGTCAAGCACGAGAGCGCCGACAAGCATGTGGCCGGCGAAGCGGTGTATATCGACGACCGCCTGGAATTCCCCAACCAGCTGCATGTATATGCACGGCTTTCAGACCGCGCCCATGCGCGCATCCTGAGGATCGACACCACGCCCTGCCATGCCTTCGACGGCGTGCGTATCGTCATCACCCACGAGGACATTCCCGGCCTCAAGGACATCGGCCCGCTGCTGCCCGGTGATCCGCTGCTGGCGATCGACAAGGTCGAGTTCGTTGGCCAGCCGGTGCTCGCCGTCGCTGCACGGGACATGGAAACCGCCCGCCAGGCGGCCATGGCAGCCATCATCGAATATGAGGACCTGGAGCCGGTGCTGGACGTGGTCGAGGCCTTGCGCAAGCGTCATTTCGTCCTCGAGAGCCACACCCATCGGCGCGGCGACTCGGCCGCGGCCCTGGCCAGCGCCGAACATCGCATCCAGGGCAGCCTGCACATCGGCGGCCAGGAACACTTCTACCTGGAAACCCAGATCTCCTCGGTGATGCCCACCGAGGACGGCGGGATGATCGTCTACTGCTCGACGCAGAACCCTACCGAAGTGCAGAAGCTGGTGGCCGAAGTACTCGCCGTGCCGATGAACAAGGTGGTGGTCGACATGCGCCGGATGGGTGGAGGCTTTGGCGGCAAGGAGACCCAGGCGGCCAGCCCGGCCTGCCTGTGCGCGGTGGTCGCGCGCCTGACCGGGCAGCCGACCAAGATGCGCCTGCCGCGGGTCGAGGACATGCTGATGACCGGCAAGCGCCACCCCTTCTACATCGAATACGACGTCGGCTTCGACAGCCGCGGCCGGCTGCACGGGATCAACCTCGAGCTGTCCGGCAACTGCGGCTGCTCGCCGGACCTCTCGGCGTCGATCGTCGACCGCGCCATGTTCCACGCCGACAACGCCTATTACCTGGGCGATGCGACGGTCAACGGCCACCGCTGCAAGACCCACACCGCGTCGAACACCGCCTACCGCGGCTTCGGCGGCCCACAGGGGATGGTCGCCATCGAGGAGGTGATGGACCACATCGCCCGTCACCTCGGCCTCGATCCGCTGGCGGTGCGCAAGGTCAACTACTACGGCAAGACCGAACGCAACATCACCCATTACTACCAGACCGTCGAGCACAACCTGCTCGAGGAAATGACCGCCGAGCTGGAGGCCAGCAGCCAGTATGCCGAGCGCCGGGAAACCATCCGGCGCTACAACGCCCACAGCCCGATCCTGAAAAAGGGCCTGGCACTGACCCCGGTGAAATTCGGCATTTCCTTCACCGCCAGCTTCCTCAACCAGGCCGGCGCACTGGTGCACGTCTATACCGACGGCAGCATCCACCTGAACCACGGTGGCACCGAGATGGGCCAGGGCCTGAACACCAAGGTCGCGCAAGTAGTGGCCGAGGTGTTCCAGGTGGAAATCGACCGGGTGCAGATCACCGCGACCAACACCGACAAGGTGCCGAACACCTCGCCCACTGCCGCCTCAAGCGGCGCCGACCTGAACGGCAAGGCGGCGCAGAATGCTGCAGAAACCATCAAGCAGCGACTGGTGGAGTTTGCCGCGCGGCAGTACAAGGTCAGCGCGGAGGATGTCGAGTTCCACAACGGCCATGTGCGGGTCCGCGACCAGATCCTGACCTTCGAGGCGCTGATCCAGCAGGCCTATTTCGCCCAGGTGTCGCTGTCCAGCACCGGCTTCTACAAGACCCCGAAGATCTACTACGACCGCAGCCAGGCCCGCGGTCGGCCGTTCTACTACTATGCCTATGGCGCAGCCTGCGCCGAGGTGATCGTCGACACCCTGACCGGCGAGTACAAGATGCTGCGCACCGACATCCTGCATGACGTCGGTGCCTCGCTGAACCCCGCCATCGATATCGGCCAGGTCGAAGGCGGCTTCGTCCAGGGCATGGGCTGGCTGACCATGGAGGAACTGGTGTGGAACGCCAAGGGCAAGCTGATGACCAATGGCCCGGCCAGCTACAAGATCCCGGCAGTGGCCGACATGCCGATCGACCTGCGGGTCAGGCTGGTGGAGAACCGCAAGAATCCGGAGGACACGGTGTTCCACTCCAAGGCCGTGGGTGAGCCACCGTTCATGCTCGGGATTGCCGTATGGTGTGCGCTGAAGGATGCGGTGGCGAGCCTCGCCGACTACCGGCTGCAACCGAAGATCGACGCACCGGCGACACCGGAGCGGGTGCTGTGGGGCTGCGAGCAGATGCGCAAGGCCAGGGACGAGTGA
- the xdhC gene encoding xanthine dehydrogenase accessory protein XdhC gives MNYWLSALADLQNQGLPCVLVTIIEEQGSTPRNAGSKMVISATGTFDTIGGGHLEYKATQIARDMLAGGQQGTRLERFSLGASLGQCCGGATVLLFEPMGQVQAQIAVFGAGHVGRALVPLLASLPCRVRWIDSREQEFPALIPEGVRKIVSEEPLEEIDHLPVGCYCVVMTHNHPLDLELTAALLKRNDFAYFGLIGSKTKRVKFEHRLRERGFDNAALQRMRCPMGLAEVKGKLPAEIAISIAGEIIATYNANFGQHDASVEPIAKLLPASRRSQATN, from the coding sequence ATGAACTATTGGCTCAGCGCCCTCGCCGACCTGCAGAACCAGGGGCTACCCTGCGTGCTGGTGACGATCATCGAAGAACAGGGCTCGACCCCACGCAACGCCGGTTCGAAGATGGTCATCAGCGCCACCGGCACCTTCGACACCATCGGCGGCGGCCACCTGGAATACAAGGCCACGCAGATCGCCCGGGACATGCTCGCCGGCGGCCAGCAAGGCACTCGCCTGGAACGCTTTAGCCTGGGCGCCAGCCTCGGCCAGTGCTGTGGCGGCGCCACGGTGCTGCTGTTCGAACCCATGGGCCAGGTCCAGGCGCAGATCGCCGTGTTCGGCGCGGGCCATGTCGGCCGTGCCCTGGTACCCTTGCTCGCCAGCCTGCCCTGTCGGGTGCGCTGGATCGATTCGCGCGAGCAGGAATTCCCCGCGCTGATTCCCGAGGGCGTGCGCAAGATCGTCAGCGAAGAGCCGCTGGAGGAAATCGACCACCTGCCCGTCGGCTGCTACTGCGTGGTCATGACCCATAACCACCCGCTCGACCTCGAGCTCACCGCCGCCCTGCTCAAGCGCAACGACTTCGCCTACTTCGGCCTGATCGGCTCGAAGACCAAGCGGGTGAAGTTCGAACATCGCCTGCGTGAACGCGGCTTCGACAATGCAGCGCTGCAACGCATGCGCTGCCCGATGGGGCTGGCCGAGGTCAAGGGCAAGCTGCCGGCGGAAATCGCCATCTCCATCGCCGGCGAGATCATCGCCACCTACAACGCGAATTTCGGCCAGCACGACGCGAGCGTCGAACCCATTGCCAAACTGCTGCCGGCCTCGCGCCGCAGCCAAGCCACGAACTGA
- the guaD gene encoding guanine deaminase, with amino-acid sequence MPATRKAYRAAILHSLADPAEVGIDASYEYFEDGVLLVENGRIGAIGHARNLLPTLAADTEVVHYPDALITPGFIDTHIHLPQTGMVGAYGEQLLDWLNTYTFPCESQFADPAHAAEVADIFIRELLRNGTTTALVFASVHPESVEAFFEAAQKLDLRMIAGKVMMDRNAPDYLTDTAESSYAESKALIERWHGKGRLHYAVTPRFAPTSTPEQLTLAGQLLAEYPDLYMQTHISENLQEIEWVKELFPERKGYLDVYDHYQLLGERSVFAHGVHLCDDECARLAETGSAVAFCPTSNFFLGSGLFNLPQAEKHKLNVGIGTDVGAGTSFSILHTLNEAYKVMQLQGARLSPFKSLYLATLGGARALRLEQRIGDLRPGSDADFVVLDYHATPLLSYRLQQARDIAEKLFVLMTLGDDRTVLQTYAAGRLVHQR; translated from the coding sequence ATGCCTGCAACCCGCAAAGCCTACCGCGCCGCCATCCTGCACAGCCTCGCCGATCCGGCCGAAGTTGGCATCGACGCCTCCTACGAGTATTTCGAGGACGGCGTGCTGCTGGTCGAGAACGGCCGGATCGGTGCCATCGGCCACGCCCGCAACCTGCTGCCGACACTGGCCGCCGACACCGAAGTCGTCCACTACCCCGACGCGCTGATCACACCGGGCTTCATCGACACCCACATCCACCTGCCCCAGACCGGCATGGTCGGTGCCTACGGCGAGCAGTTGCTCGACTGGTTGAACACCTACACGTTCCCCTGCGAAAGCCAGTTCGCCGACCCGGCGCACGCCGCCGAGGTCGCGGATATCTTCATCAGGGAACTGCTGCGCAACGGCACCACCACCGCACTGGTGTTCGCCAGCGTGCACCCGGAGTCGGTCGAGGCGTTCTTCGAGGCCGCGCAAAAGCTGGACCTGCGGATGATCGCCGGCAAGGTGATGATGGACCGCAACGCGCCGGACTATCTGACCGATACCGCCGAGTCGAGCTATGCCGAAAGCAAGGCACTGATCGAGCGCTGGCATGGCAAGGGGCGCCTGCACTATGCGGTGACTCCGCGCTTCGCGCCGACCTCGACGCCAGAGCAGTTGACGCTCGCCGGCCAGTTGCTCGCCGAGTACCCGGACCTGTACATGCAGACTCACATCAGCGAGAACCTGCAGGAAATCGAATGGGTCAAGGAGCTGTTCCCCGAGCGCAAGGGCTACCTGGATGTGTATGACCATTACCAGCTGCTGGGTGAGCGCTCGGTCTTCGCCCACGGCGTGCACCTGTGCGACGACGAGTGTGCACGGTTGGCCGAGACCGGCTCGGCGGTGGCGTTCTGTCCGACCTCCAACTTCTTCCTCGGCAGCGGCCTGTTCAACCTGCCGCAGGCCGAGAAGCACAAACTCAATGTCGGGATCGGCACGGATGTCGGCGCCGGCACCAGTTTCTCGATCCTGCACACACTGAATGAGGCCTACAAGGTGATGCAACTGCAGGGAGCCCGCCTGAGCCCGTTCAAATCGCTTTACCTGGCAACCCTCGGTGGCGCCCGGGCGTTGCGCCTGGAACAGCGGATTGGAGACCTGCGGCCGGGCAGCGATGCCGATTTCGTGGTACTCGACTACCACGCCACGCCGCTGCTGAGCTACCGCCTGCAACAGGCTCGCGACATCGCCGAGAAGCTGTTCGTATTGATGACCCTGGGAGATGACCGCACGGTGCTGCAGACCTATGCGGCGGGAAGACTGGTGCACCAGCGCTGA
- the xdhA gene encoding xanthine dehydrogenase small subunit — protein MIQFLLNQELRSEHTLDPNLTVLNYLREHLGRPGTKEGCASGDCGACTVVVGELHTDETGTERIRYRSLNACLTFVAALHGKQLISVEDLKHQGQLHSVQQAMVDCHGSQCGFCTPGFVMSLFALQKNSQAPDRHQAHEALAGNLCRCTGYRPILAAAEQACCNKPGDQFDARQAQTIARLKAIAPSDTGELNSGDKRCLVPLTVADLAELYESYPQARLLAGGTDLALEVTQFHRPLPVMIHVSQVAELKRIKRFDDRLEIGAAVPLSDCHAALADEYPDFGELLQRFASLQIRNQGTLGGNIGNASPIGDSPPLLIALGAHLVLRKGTGTRTLALEDYFIDYRVTARQDSEFIERIIVPRASAERQFRAYKVSKRLDDDISAVCAAFNLRLEHGVVAEARIAFGGMAAIPKRARACEAALVGQPWSQASLEQACAALAEDFTPLSDFRASKEYRLLSAQNLLRKYFIELQTPHIETRVTAYV, from the coding sequence GTGATCCAGTTTCTTCTCAACCAGGAACTCCGTAGCGAGCACACCCTGGACCCGAACCTGACGGTACTCAACTACCTGCGTGAACACCTGGGCCGCCCCGGCACCAAGGAAGGCTGCGCCAGTGGCGACTGCGGTGCCTGTACCGTGGTGGTCGGCGAGCTGCACACCGATGAAACCGGCACCGAGCGCATTCGTTATCGCAGCCTCAACGCCTGCCTGACCTTCGTCGCCGCGCTGCACGGCAAGCAGCTGATCAGTGTCGAGGACCTCAAGCACCAGGGCCAGCTGCACAGCGTGCAACAGGCCATGGTCGACTGCCACGGCTCGCAGTGCGGCTTCTGCACACCGGGTTTCGTCATGTCGCTGTTCGCCCTGCAGAAGAACAGCCAGGCCCCGGACCGTCATCAGGCCCACGAAGCCCTGGCCGGCAACCTGTGCCGCTGCACCGGCTACCGGCCGATTCTCGCCGCTGCCGAACAGGCCTGCTGCAACAAGCCGGGCGACCAGTTCGATGCCCGCCAGGCGCAGACCATCGCCCGCCTGAAGGCCATCGCCCCCAGCGACACCGGCGAGTTGAACAGCGGCGACAAGCGCTGCCTGGTGCCGCTGACCGTCGCCGACCTGGCCGAGCTCTACGAGTCTTACCCGCAGGCCCGCCTGCTGGCCGGTGGCACCGACCTGGCGCTGGAGGTCACCCAGTTCCACCGTCCACTGCCGGTTATGATCCATGTCAGTCAGGTCGCCGAACTCAAGCGCATCAAACGTTTCGATGACCGCCTGGAAATCGGGGCGGCAGTTCCCCTCTCCGATTGTCATGCCGCCCTGGCGGACGAGTACCCGGATTTCGGCGAACTGCTGCAACGCTTCGCCTCGTTGCAGATCCGCAACCAGGGCACCCTTGGCGGCAACATTGGCAACGCCTCGCCGATCGGTGACTCACCGCCCCTGCTGATCGCCCTAGGCGCACACCTGGTGCTGCGCAAGGGCACCGGCACTCGCACACTGGCGCTGGAGGACTATTTCATCGACTACCGGGTGACCGCCCGCCAGGACAGTGAATTCATCGAGAGAATCATCGTGCCGAGGGCCAGCGCCGAACGACAGTTCCGCGCCTACAAGGTCTCCAAGCGGCTCGACGACGATATCTCCGCGGTCTGTGCCGCGTTCAACCTGCGCCTCGAGCATGGCGTGGTCGCCGAGGCGCGGATCGCCTTCGGCGGCATGGCGGCAATTCCCAAACGCGCCCGGGCCTGTGAAGCCGCGCTGGTCGGCCAACCCTGGAGCCAGGCCAGCCTCGAACAGGCCTGCGCAGCCCTGGCCGAGGACTTCACGCCGCTGTCGGACTTCCGCGCCAGCAAGGAGTACCGCCTGCTCAGCGCGCAGAACCTGCTGCGCAAGTACTTCATCGAACTGCAGACGCCACACATCGAAACCCGGGTGACCGCCTATGTCTAA
- a CDS encoding methyl-accepting chemotaxis protein, with the protein MTATVHDVARNAEEAALAAQTADDKVDSGQQVVRQSMQRIEQLADSANSASVSIESLSAEIQNIGTVLGVIKSVAEQTNLLALNAAIEAARAGEQGRGFAVVADEVRALAKRTQQSTEEIERLVSALRAAAQSSVEQIRSSGDLVKLAVSDALQTESALGSIASAVSLIQQMNQQIAAAAEQQSSVAEEINRSVTSIRASADQSAVAMQGNAASSIELAQLGMELKGMVGHFRT; encoded by the coding sequence ATGACCGCCACCGTCCACGATGTGGCGCGCAATGCCGAAGAGGCGGCACTGGCGGCGCAGACCGCCGACGACAAGGTCGACAGCGGCCAGCAGGTGGTACGCCAGAGCATGCAGCGCATCGAGCAACTGGCGGATTCGGCCAACTCGGCCAGCGTCAGCATCGAAAGCCTCAGTGCGGAAATCCAGAACATCGGCACCGTGCTCGGGGTGATCAAGAGCGTCGCCGAGCAGACCAACCTGCTGGCGCTGAACGCGGCGATCGAGGCCGCCCGCGCGGGTGAGCAGGGGCGTGGTTTCGCCGTGGTCGCGGACGAGGTGCGGGCCTTGGCCAAGCGCACGCAGCAGTCCACCGAGGAAATCGAACGACTGGTCAGCGCCCTGCGCGCGGCCGCGCAGTCATCGGTGGAGCAGATCCGCAGCAGTGGCGACCTGGTCAAGCTGGCGGTCAGCGATGCGCTGCAAACCGAAAGCGCGCTGGGCAGCATCGCTTCGGCGGTGTCGTTGATCCAGCAGATGAACCAGCAGATTGCCGCGGCAGCCGAGCAGCAGAGTTCGGTGGCCGAAGAGATCAATCGCAGCGTGACCAGCATTCGCGCCAGTGCCGATCAGTCGGCGGTGGCGATGCAGGGCAATGCGGCGTCCAGCATCGAGCTGGCGCAGTTGGGGATGGAGTTGAAGGGCATGGTCGGGCACTTCCGCACCTGA
- a CDS encoding GntR family transcriptional regulator translates to MTFKAPDSLAEQIAHHLAERIIRGELKPGERIQEQKVTLALNVSRGSVREALLILERRHLIAILPRRGAHVTELTAHKVQSLCTLMSELYILLGNAVAQRWQVQADLAPFLQLQQRLSDSYERQDIRSFVEDSFNVMRAAYPFADNPYLQETVENLQPAMSRAYYLALERRKAEMSEYLELFARLLAAVLARDLPLIRSVLASYAQRSCDIVLSALAVD, encoded by the coding sequence ATGACGTTCAAGGCGCCGGACAGCCTCGCCGAGCAGATTGCTCACCACCTCGCCGAACGCATCATCCGCGGCGAACTCAAACCCGGGGAGCGCATCCAGGAACAGAAGGTCACGCTGGCACTCAATGTCAGCCGTGGCTCCGTGCGTGAAGCCTTGCTGATTCTCGAACGGCGCCACCTGATCGCGATCCTGCCACGCCGTGGCGCCCATGTGACCGAGTTGACCGCGCACAAGGTGCAGAGCCTGTGCACATTGATGAGCGAGCTGTACATCCTGCTCGGCAACGCCGTGGCCCAGCGCTGGCAGGTGCAGGCCGACCTCGCGCCGTTCCTGCAGTTGCAACAGCGCCTGAGCGACAGCTACGAGCGCCAGGACATCCGCAGCTTCGTCGAAGACAGCTTCAATGTGATGCGCGCCGCGTATCCGTTCGCCGACAACCCGTACCTGCAGGAAACCGTCGAGAACCTGCAGCCGGCCATGAGTCGCGCCTACTACCTGGCGCTGGAGCGGCGCAAGGCGGAAATGAGCGAGTACCTGGAACTGTTCGCCCGCCTGCTGGCGGCGGTACTGGCCCGTGACCTGCCGCTGATTCGCTCGGTATTGGCCAGCTATGCCCAGCGCAGCTGTGACATCGTGCTGTCTGCCCTGGCGGTCGACTAA